Proteins encoded together in one Gadus chalcogrammus isolate NIFS_2021 chromosome 18, NIFS_Gcha_1.0, whole genome shotgun sequence window:
- the kat6b gene encoding histone acetyltransferase KAT6B isoform X1, with protein MVKLANPLYTEWILEAIQKIKRQKQRPSEERICHALATSHGLDKRTVLEQLELSVQDGSVLKVTNKGSASYKDPGPPGPPCPTGRTAPQPPEDPPTPSPPPPPPPPPPPPPPQPKGSIWNSSDLRHIDWNKVIRRALEGLDDTHGSSLKSIERYLRNQGDLAPVADNPAFQQRLRLAAKKSVNNGRLLKNGPRYKLTLGTAEARGLRFAGGSPLAVSPSVTLLPHERDKLRVDPIPICSFCLGTRESNRDKLPEELLSCADCGSSGHPSCLKFSPELTVHVKRLRWQCIECKACSTCQDQGKNADEMLFCDSCDRGFHMECCNPPLSTMPKGTWICQLCRPKENGKHLLQRKADEIKRRYARPIGRPRNKLKQRMCVPSGDGSMIALGGRGTPGRGQKISLCSTPSSGHAASATDGRGTLAVADPRWAGDAPQFTTSTPTPPPLPTTTTTTTTTTTSPPLTPTSTNPAVLAVNKKTKGLIDGLSRFFTPSPVGRRSRPLATGSPPRPQSPEDEGPPSPPSPPEPQQSIAFDGDADDAAGHMLPPSPGALSPPPPTLPGLSPPSQVSSNSTLASSPQSSSSQSSVPSLSSLCHSHQLKGLFDGLSHIFTTQGQSRKKGLACYAPPKRNHRKPELSARGPKTCPQRLGMKEFGKGRLLSHSSSPGPGRPRGRPFKLVSHFKRNPFLKKHRTLGRLRYRVSPPKAAPSPGKGDLTDGRVKPEHDHGFEDQREVKAEAQPSVVAMSREHVTDEDVEVFTRVLDLSTQRTGSMVSSDLPRYPSVIEFGKYEIQTWYSSPYPPEYSRLQKLYLCEFCLKYMRSKNILLRHAKKCGWFHPPANEIYRKDDLSVFEVDGNVSKLFCQNLCLLAKLFLDHKTLYYDVEPFLFYILTQNDNKGCHLVGYFSKEKLCQQKYNVSCIMIMPQYQRQGFGRFLIDFSYLLTRQEGQAGSPEKPLSDLGRLSYLAYWRSVVLEYLHAQPCRRVSVRAMSRATGMCPHDVAATLQQLRMVDRQDGRIVLVRRERLIQRHVDRMRSHPRLNQVDPEALRWTPVSAHNAALSEEEREAEMDAERLGEQSSCWEKEERESRALSHGARPAPPTKVHCKVPVRTYERRPPAPWSRPRLRRHGPEYGSEDEEEEDDDEDENDRDEDEDEDDESSDGSPPVLTKAHAMLAAKRKRSMEVRKRGRKRRRINSSVTTETISETTEVLKEPFDYSEDERPMPLLERTGRGGEEEEEEEDDEEEEEEEEEPRPVMPVKRHRGRPRLEKNLHKEKRECWNEGPDSLSARANRLRPVKRKKGWPKGVKRGPPKWRLKNERKMGFKLNLYTPPETPLEGEAHPPPAEEPKAEQHHLLLLPFAEERCRPSRSAGSPGPAPRSRRRRRRRRFSSEPQSPADSVADSVADSVADSLPGSPAATADVDDDEGDEDDCGASHRTLSSREVSPVASPATSPTPSPACSPARSPEAPSMGGAATAAPSPLPVPAEDRLQDSEREPDSPAPRDLDPSSPAERTSLSRHDNQEEEEEEEEEEEEEEEEEEEQEEEEEVEEEHRTSVEDVDADDEDDCHILSSEIVKKSGSPEPLAQEVPDCTPLSVSSEPKGDSEETETVSPARHNEELPPVAAEESTQDATTREPPVSSEADAAESAAAASLADAAVACAEAAAAVESDRGEESESEGESSPGPSPACPDPLPAPAPPETPRPGPDPPACPELDSETAQAVQSLTRESEREGVFQDCVETREACRSIQAYGRVAPSPQLTSLDECPQSDHSSPLSAAPSHPSQSVRSVSSPAVSLLESGYTQISPDHGAVSVPSLHNMETSPMMDVPSVSDHSQQVVDSGFSDLGSIESTTENYDNPSSYDSAMGGSICGAGPSQNSCSYGGMPASGLSQSSCAVSQQMAAAAAGQMIQANALSSPQHCNVKSPQGCVVAVERPPSNSQHSQHSQRAQQQQQQQQQHAQLAQQLAQQHAHARHAAAAAAHNQLSQHNQHGPHNQLGQHPQHNPLHHQQQQQQQQHALQQQQQQQHHHHHHLHQQQLAHPHHHHHHHHNHPLLQQHGEHAQHNQHGLHGQQPPPPQQGAAQCGGVPANFAAPMQLTDVPESGAPNLALYERMNQQGEYAGGHYAQPSGNASLARLQQLTNTLMEHPLPFGHAPSHAIGSYGNGPSLGSQHAGLVSLAPPSQHRVPGSPQVQATMTPPPSLGSPASASASAMLLQQQQQQQQQQQQQQQRSMGGASSIAPSQRIHTQMASKGHLAMRAKSAPLSHPHHQLHQHPHHPHTQQPQQQQQQPQPQTQQMYARTPQSVTMQAPSRALGSLPRVNMSVNIMPAPAYNVNAINMPSLNAMNSYGISQPMINGGYHGNHAYMNHQSSQYSMQMGMMGTQTYHAQQPMQAPPHGNMVFTHAGHHGYMNAGMAKQTLKGPFGRR; from the exons ATGGTGAAACTCGCGAACCCTCTGTACACGGAGTGGATTCTGGAGGCGATACAGAAGATAAAGAGGCAGAAGCAGAGGCCCTCGGAGGAGAGGATCTGCCATGCGTTGGCCACGTCGCACGGCCTGGACAAGCGCACCGTGCTCGAGCAGTTGGAATTAAGCGTGCAGGATGGCTCCGTCCTCAAAGTCACCAACAAGGGGAGCGCGTCGTACAAggaccccggcccccccgggcccccctgCCCCACGGGGCGTACCGCGCCCCAGCCGCCCGAAGACCCTCCGACCCCTtcacctccgccgccgccgccgccgccgccgcccccgcccccgccacaGCCCAAAGGATCTATATGGAATTCTAGTGACCTGCGGCACATCGATTGGAATAAAGTGATTAGGAGGGCGCTCGAGGGCTTGGATGATACCCACGGCTCCTCGCTGAAGAGCATCGAGAGGTACCTGAGGAACCAGGGCGACCTGGCGCCGGTCGCCGACAACCCTGCCTTCCAGCAGCGGTTGCGGCTGGCGGCCAAGAAGTCGGTCAACAACGGGCGTTTGCTGAAGAACGGCCCACGCTACAAGCTCACCCTCGGGACCGCCGAGGCCCGGGGCCTGAGGTTCGCGGGCGGCTCTCCGTTGGCGGTGTCGCCGTCGGTGACGCTGCTGCCGCACGAGAGAGACAAG ctccGAGTGGACCCCATACCCATATGCAGCTTCTGTCTGGGGACACGGGAGTCAAACCGGGACAAGCTGCCCGAGGAGCTGCTGTCCTGCGCCGACTGTGGCAGCAGTG GGCACCCGTCATGTCTGAAGTTCTCCCCCGAGTTAACCGTGCATGTGAAGAGATTACGATGGCAGTGTATCGAATGCAAAGCCTGCAGCACTTGTCAAGACCAGGGGAAGAACGCT GATGAGATGCTGTTCTGCGATTCGTGTGATCGGGGCTTTCATATGGAATGCTGCAACCCGCCGCTTTCAACAATGCCAAAAG GAACCTGGATCTGCCAACTCTGCCGGCCTAAGGAAAACGGGAAGCACTTGCTGCAGAGGAAAGCTGATGAAATCAAACGACGATATGCAAGGCCAATCGGAAGGCCTAGAAATAAGCTCAAACAGAGAAT GTGTGTCCCCAGTGGCGACGGCTCCATGATAGCACTCGGAGGAAGGGGGACGCCTGGTAGGGGTCAAAAGATTAGCCTCTGTTCCACACCCTCATCTGGTCATGCTGCATCTGCCACGGACGGCAGAGGCACACTCGCCGTCGCAGATCCCCGTTGGGCGGGCGACGCCCCCCaattcaccacctccacccccacccctcctcctctccccaccaccaccaccaccaccaccaccaccaccacctctccccccctcacgcccacctccaccaacccGGCCGTGCTCGCCGTAAACAAGAAAACCAAAGGGCTTATCGACGGGCTGTCGAGATTCTTTACCCCCTCCCCCGTCGGCCGCCGGTCCCGCCCCCTGGCGACGGGCTCGCCCCCCCGGCCGCAGAGTCCCGAGGACGAGGGCCCGCCCAGCCCCCCGAGCCCCCCCGAACCGCAGCAGTCGATCGCCTTCGACGGCGACGCGGACGACGCCGCCGGTCACAtgctccccccgtcccccggcGCACTTTCTCCCCCGCCCCCGACCCTGCCCGGACTtagccccccctcccaggtgtCCAGCAACTCCACCCTGGCCAGCTCCCCGCAGAGCTCGTCCAGCCAGTCTAGCGTCCCGTCCCTGAGCAGCCTCTGCCATAGCCACCAGCTTAAGGGACTCTTCGACGGACTCTCGCACATATTCACCACTCAGGGACAGTCGCGGAAAAAGGGACTGGCGTGCTACGCGCCGCCCAAACGCAATCACCGTAAGCCGGAGTTGTCCGCGCGCGGCCCCAAAACGTGTCCCCAGCGCCTGGGGATGAAGGAGTTTGGCAAGGGTAGACTACTGTCTCACTCCTCGTCCCCGGGGCCCGGGCGGCCCCGGGGACGGCCCTTTAAGCTGGTCAGTCATTTCAAACGCAACCCCTTCCTTAAGAAGCACAGGACACTAGGCAGGCTGAGGTATAGGGTGAGTCCCCCGAAGGCAGCGCCCTCACCAGGGAAGGGAGACTTGACAGACGGAAGAGTTAAGCCAGAGCACGACCATG GCTTCGAGGACCAGCGGGAGGTGAAGGCAGAGGCGCAGCCCAGCGTGGTGGCCATGTCGCGGGAGCACGTCACGGACGAAGACGTGGAGGTGTTCACGCGCGTGCTGGACCTGTCGACGCAG AGGACGGGGTCGATGGTGAGCTCCGACTTGCCGCGCTACCCTTCCGTCATCGAGTTTGGGAAGTACGAGATTCAAACCTGGTACTCTTCACCGTACCCTCCTGAGTATTCCAG ACTGCAAAAGCTTTATCTGTGCGAGTTCTGTCTGAAGTACATGAGAAGCAAGAACATTCTCCTGAGACACGCGAAGAAGTGTGGCTGGTTCCACCCGCCAGCCAACGAGATCTACAGGAAAGATGACCTCTCGGTGTTcgag GTGGATGGAAATGTCAGCAAACTCTTCTGCCAAAACCTCTGCCTGCTGGCCAAGCTTTTCCTGGACCACAAGACTCTGTACTATGATGTGGAGCCCTTCCTCTTCTACATCCTCACCCAGAACGACAACAAAGGCTGTCACCTGGTGGGCTACTTCTCCAAG GAAAAGCTTTGCCAGCAGAAGTACAACGTCTCCTGCATAATGATTATGCCTCAGTACCAAAGGCAAGGATTTGGACGGTTCCTTATCGATTTCA GTTACCTCCTCACCCGGCAGGAGGGGCAGGCGGGCTCCCCGGAGAAGCCGCTGTCCGATCTGGGTCGGCTGTCCTACCTGGCGTACTGGAGGAGCGTGGTGCTGGAGTACCTCCACGCGCAGCCCTGCCGCCGCGTGAGCGTGCGGGCCATGAGCCGCGCCACGGGGATGTGTCCCCACGACGTCGCCGCCACCCTCCAGCAGCTCCGCATGGTCGACCGACAGGACGGCAG GATCGTGCTGGTCAGGAGGGAGCGTCTGATCCAGAGGCACGTGGACAGGATGAGGTCCCACCCCCGGCTCAACCAGGTGGACCCCGAGGCCCTGCGGTGGACGCCGGTCTCCGCCCACAACGCCGCGCtgtcggaggaggagagggaagccGAGATGGAT GCGGAGCGACTCGGGGAGCAGTCCAGCTgctgggagaaggaggagcgggagagTCGGGCGCTGTCCCACGGCGCCCgcccggccccgcccaccaaGGTCCACTGCAAGGTGCCCGTCCGGACCTACGAGCGCCGGCCCCCCGCGCCCTGGAGCCGGCCCCGCCTCCGCCGCCACGGGCCCGAGTACGGcagtgaggacgaggaggaggaggacgacgacgaagacGAGAACGATCGCGACGAGGACGAAGACGAGGACGATGAGTCCTCGGATGGCTCGCCGCCCGTCCTGACGAAGGCTCACGCCATGCTGGCGGCCAAGAGAAAG AGGAGCATggaggtgaggaagagggggcGGAAGAGGAGACGGATAAACAGCAGCGTCACCACGGAAACCATCTCGGAGACCACCGAGGTGCTGAAGGAGCCCTTCGACTACTCTGAGGACGAGCGGCCCATGCCCCTCCTGGAGCGCACGGGCAGGGGgggcgaggaggaagaggaagaggaggatgacgaagaggaagaggaggaggaggaggaaccgaGACCCGTAATGCCGGTGAAACGCCACAGAGGCCGGCCGAGACTTGAGAAAAATCTGCACAAAGAAAAGCGAGAGTGCTGGAATGAAG GCCCCGACTCGCTTTCGGCGCGCGCCAACCGGCTGCGACCGGTGAAGCGCAAGAAGGGCTGGCCCAAGGGCGTCAAGAGGGGACCCCCCAAGTGGCGGCTGAAGAACGAGCGCAAGATGGGCTTCAAGCTCAACCTCTACACCCCGCCCGAGACGCCGCTGGAGGGCGAGGCGCACCCCCCGCCGGCCGAGGAGCCCAAGGCGGAGCAgcaccacctcctgctcctccccttcGCCGAGGAGCGCTGCAGGCCCAGCAGGAGCGCCGGCAGCCCCGGCCCGGCCCCCAGGAgccggaggaggcggcggcggaggaggttCTCGTCCGAGCCCCAGAGTCCGGCGGACAGCGTGGCGGACAGCGTGGCGGACAGCGTGGCGGACAGCCTCCCCGGCAgtcccgccgccaccgccgacGTCGACGACGACGAGGGAGACGAAGACGACTGCGGCGCTTCGCACAGGACCCTCTCCTCGCGGGAGGTGTCCCCCGTGGCCTCCCCCGCAACCTCCCCCACGCCCTCCCCAGCCTGCTCTCCCGCCCGGTCGCCGGAGGCCCCGTCTATGGGcggcgccgccaccgccgccccgtcccccctccccgtgCCGGCTGAGGACCGCCTGCAGGACAGCGAGCGAGAGCCGGACTCCCCCGCCCCCAGAGACCTGGACCCCAGCTCCCCTGCGGAGCGGACCAGCCTCAGTAGACATgacaaccaggaggaggaggaggaagaggaggaagaggaggaggaggaagaggaggaggaggaggagcaagaagaagaagaggaagtggaggaggagcacagGACAAGCGTAGAGGATGTGGACGCAGACGACGAGGACGACTGTCACATTTTGAGCTCGGAGATCGTGAAGAAGTCGGGGAGCCCCGAGCCGTTGGCACAGGAAGTACCCGACTGCACGCCGCTTTCTGTGTCTTCGGAACCGAAAGGGGACTcggaggagacggagacggTCTCCCCGGCGCGGCACAACGAAGAGCTGCCGCCCGTGGCCGCTGAGGAGAGCACGCAGGACGCGACGACGAGAGAGCCGCCCGTTTCATCAGAGGCCGACGCTGCAGAGTCTGCGGCCGCAGCGTCGCTCGCGGACGCGGCGGTGGCGTGCGCCGAAGCCGCAGCGGCGGTGGAGTCGGACCGCGGCGAGGAGTCCGAGTCCGAGGGCGAGAGCAGCCCCGGGCCCAGCCCGGCGTGTCCCGACCCCCTGCCCGCCCCTGCGCCGCCGGAGACGCCCCGGCCGGGACCGGACCCGCCCGCCTGCCCCGAGTTGGACTCTGAGACGGCGCAGGCGGTCCAGTCGCTGACCCGGGAGTCGGAGCGGGAGGGCGTGTTCCAGGACTGCGTCGAGACCCGGGAGGCGTGCCGCAGCATCCAGGCCTACGGCCGCgtggcccccagcccccagctgACGTCCCTGGACGAGTGCCCCCAGTCGGACCACAGCAGCCCCCTGTCCGCGGCGCCCTCGCACCCCAGCCAGTCGGTGCGCTCCGTCAGCAGCCCCGCCGTGTCCCTGCTGGAGAGCGGCTACACCCAGATCAGCCCCGACCACGGCGCCGTCTCGGTGCCCTCGCTGCACAACATGGAGACCAGCCCCATGATGGACGTGCCGTCGGTGTCGGACCACTCCCAGCAGGTGGTGGACAGCGGCTTCAGCGACCTGGGCAGCATCGAGAGCACCACGGAGAACTACGACAACCCCAGCAGCTACGACTCCGCCATGGGGGGCAGCATCTGCGGGGCGGGCCCCTCCCAGAACAGCTGCTCCTACGGGGGCATGCCGGCCAGCGGGCTGTCGCAGAGCAGCTGCGCCGTCAGCCAGCaaatggcggcggcggcggccggccaGATGATCCAGGCCAACGCCCTGAGCTCGCCGCAGCACTGCAACGTCAAGTCCCCGCAGGGCTGCGTGGTGGCGGTGGAGCGGCCGCCCAGCAACAGCCAGCACAGCCAGCACAGCCAGCGCgcccaacaacagcagcagcagcagcagcagcacgcgcAGCTGGCCCAGCAGCTAGCGCAGCAGCACGCGCACGCCcggcacgccgccgccgccgccgcgcacaATCAGCTCAGCCAACACAATCAGCACGGCCCGCACAATCAGCTGGGCCAGCATCCGCAACACAATCCCctgcaccaccagcagcagcagcagcagcagcagcacgcgctccaacaacaacaacaacaacaacaccaccaccaccaccacctccaccagcagcagctcgcgcacccccaccaccaccaccaccaccaccacaaccaccccctCCTGCAGCAGCACGGGGAGCACGCCCAGCACAATCAGCACGGCCTGCACgggcagcagccgccgccgccgcagcaggGCGCGGCGCAGTGCGGCGGCGTGCCCGCCAACTTCGCCGCCCCCATGCAGCTGACGGACGTCCCCGAGTCGGGGGCGCCCAACCTGGCCCTCTACGAGCGCAtgaaccagcagggggagtaCGCCGGCGGGCACTACGCCCAGCCGTCGGGCAACGCCAGCCTGGCGCGGCTGCAGCAGCTCACCAACACGCTGATGGAGCACCCGCTGCCCTTCGGCCACGCGCCCTCCCACGCCATCGGCTCCTACGGCAACGGCCCCTCGCTCGGCTCCCAGCACGCGGGCCTGGTGTCGCTGGCGCCGCCCTCGCAGCATCGCGTGCCCGGCAGCCCCCAGGTGCAGGCCACCatgaccccgccccccagccTGGGCTCGCCGGCGTCGGCGTCGGCATCGGCcatgctgctgcagcagcagcagcagcaacagcagcagcagcagcagcagcagcagcgcagcATGGGCGGTGCCTCCTCCATCGCGCCCTCGCAGCGCATCCACACGCAGATGGCCTCCAAGGGCCACCTGGCCATGCGCGCCAAGTCGGCGCCGCtgtcccacccccaccaccagctccaccaacacccccaccacccccacacccagcagccgcagcagcagcagcagcagccgcagccgcagaCGCAGCAGATGTACGCGCGGACGCCGCAGTCGGTCACCATGCAGGCGCCGTCGCGGGCGCTGGGCTCCTTGCCGCGCGTCAACATGAGCGTCAACATCATGCCGGCGCCCGCCTACAACGTCAACGCCATCAACATGCCGTCGCTGAACGCCATGAACAGCTACGGCATCAGCCAGCCCATGATCAACGGCGGCTACCACGGCAACCACGCCTACATGAACCACCAGTCGTCCCAGTACTCCATGCAGATGGGCATGATGGGGACACAGACGTACCACGCGCAGCAGCCCATGCAGGCGCCGCCGCACGGCAACATGGTGTTCACGCACGCCGGTCACCACGGCTACATGAACGCCGGCATGGCCAAGCAGACGCTCAAAGGGCCGTTCGGACGGCGGTAA